From the Micromonospora sediminicola genome, one window contains:
- a CDS encoding protein kinase domain-containing protein, whose protein sequence is MDAGQVIRWRPGETVLDTFRIEEVVETGGTGFVYRAHHLGWGVDLAVKTPRPDLASAPGILDLLAQEAQAWTDLDPHPNVVGCNYVQRVGAYPVIFAEWVAGGDLTAAVRDGRCRDLPRALDVGIQMLRGIGHAHAAGLVHQDVKPSNVMYDGQTARVTDFGTAKAKASVSSPAQGGDETGYATLGGFTPQYCSPEQVDPEGRIGRASDMWSWALTVIEVLHGRRLWRWGHEGADALAALRDDLPPALRDLLAGCLDPDPRSRVGDTAQAEAVLLDVYAHATASPYPHPDAVPPSLRADGLSNKALSLWDLGEQDRAVELFERAKAIDPNNVRAVYNHGLIRWGNGVVTDETLLSELRATGDSWEADHLAAMVHMERGDGVSAARHLAEADRKHPGSPEIAAARERCGGLEPRGTLEVFGRTSGTVVAMACDHDATHVVVAEVSGRVRIWDAFAGRVVAELGDPGRTPVDVAVDEAGTRLLVCYQDSLVQRWRLTDGTADLDGRWQGATAVALSPEGAFAAVGTADGRVLVLRADTWEPVADVRPHEGRVTRVILGRDAEVFVSASLGRAHSDVDHRVEQWWPLRRTRMRGLEMPPDELGPDDQKVALAADGSTVLRAAFRSLMAVDMRVWDGPRRWEIPWVMGYDLLGVSGRAGWALLDPGTGDLQVLELANRRCVRTFGKDWERGTRRDAAAFSGDCGYAVVAESGGYPRGRTSLSRLPMPLSGHLAPWSYAPPRPVGVLAREERAFEQVMADIDALIRSGERRRAADAIREARAIPGYRRHPRLRRASRAAGRDLRRTALAGVWVEQELSDVMLTRGTYDVSEDGRLFAFPANIDEVEIFDLETLEKAGSVTRQRNPATTLRFARGGRDLVVGYSDGSVACHDTATFEPRFRVAGALPRDEGETTLDLCGDLLTVGFGYGLATVWSLEAAACVATVRTGRGTIDGVTADETSRLVAVQLRTGDMTTVEVRSMDTGKSVRTFPRVDAHTEIRFASGVLLMAEMTRLTAWRPDGRRPLYDLQRVKHSSSARLAFTGGRRLAAIAAQKGFVVWHAATGDLVFDGRNLDDPEGTVHRIDNLAVSADGAFAVAGDPGEQTVDVWDLRAGRRIRTLHGHLVWVKTVRADGSFSTVVTGDYQGNVRIWGLDWDYGE, encoded by the coding sequence GTGGACGCGGGGCAGGTCATCCGGTGGCGGCCGGGGGAGACCGTTCTCGACACGTTCCGCATCGAGGAGGTGGTCGAGACCGGCGGTACGGGTTTCGTCTACCGCGCGCATCACCTCGGCTGGGGCGTCGACCTGGCGGTGAAGACGCCGCGGCCCGACCTGGCCTCGGCGCCCGGGATCCTCGACCTGCTCGCGCAGGAGGCGCAGGCCTGGACCGATCTCGACCCGCACCCGAACGTGGTCGGCTGCAACTACGTGCAGCGCGTCGGCGCGTACCCGGTGATCTTCGCGGAGTGGGTCGCGGGCGGCGACCTGACCGCGGCGGTCCGGGACGGGCGGTGCCGGGACCTGCCGCGGGCCCTCGACGTGGGGATCCAGATGCTGCGCGGCATCGGGCACGCCCACGCGGCGGGTCTGGTGCACCAGGACGTCAAGCCCTCGAACGTCATGTACGACGGGCAGACGGCGCGGGTGACGGACTTCGGGACGGCCAAGGCGAAGGCGTCGGTCTCCTCGCCCGCGCAGGGCGGCGACGAGACCGGGTACGCGACGCTCGGCGGCTTCACCCCGCAGTACTGCTCGCCCGAACAGGTCGATCCGGAGGGCCGGATCGGCCGGGCCAGCGACATGTGGTCCTGGGCGCTGACGGTGATCGAGGTGCTGCACGGGCGCCGGCTCTGGCGGTGGGGCCACGAGGGTGCGGACGCGCTGGCGGCGCTGCGCGACGATCTCCCGCCGGCGCTGCGCGACCTGCTGGCGGGCTGCCTCGACCCCGATCCTCGGTCCCGGGTCGGCGACACCGCGCAGGCGGAGGCCGTCCTGCTGGACGTGTACGCCCACGCCACCGCGAGCCCCTACCCGCACCCCGACGCGGTCCCGCCGTCGCTGCGGGCCGACGGTCTGTCCAACAAGGCGCTGTCGCTGTGGGACCTCGGCGAGCAGGACCGGGCGGTCGAGCTGTTCGAGCGGGCGAAGGCGATCGACCCGAACAACGTCCGCGCGGTCTACAACCACGGGCTGATCCGGTGGGGCAACGGCGTGGTCACCGACGAGACCCTGCTGTCGGAGCTGCGCGCCACCGGCGACTCCTGGGAGGCGGACCACCTGGCCGCGATGGTGCACATGGAACGCGGTGACGGTGTCTCCGCCGCGCGCCACCTGGCCGAGGCGGACCGGAAACACCCGGGCTCGCCCGAGATCGCGGCCGCGCGCGAACGCTGCGGCGGGCTGGAGCCGAGGGGCACCCTGGAGGTGTTCGGGCGCACGTCCGGCACGGTCGTGGCGATGGCCTGCGACCACGACGCGACGCACGTGGTGGTGGCCGAGGTTTCCGGGCGGGTGCGGATCTGGGACGCGTTCGCGGGCCGGGTCGTCGCCGAACTCGGCGACCCCGGCCGGACCCCGGTCGACGTCGCCGTCGACGAGGCCGGCACCCGGCTCCTCGTCTGCTATCAGGACTCCCTGGTGCAGAGGTGGCGTCTCACCGACGGCACCGCCGATCTCGACGGCCGGTGGCAGGGCGCAACCGCCGTCGCGCTCAGCCCCGAGGGTGCCTTCGCGGCCGTGGGAACCGCCGACGGTCGCGTGCTCGTCCTCCGCGCCGACACGTGGGAGCCGGTCGCCGACGTCCGGCCGCACGAGGGCAGGGTCACCCGCGTCATTCTCGGCCGGGACGCCGAGGTGTTCGTCTCGGCCTCCCTGGGGCGCGCCCACTCCGACGTCGATCACCGGGTGGAGCAGTGGTGGCCGTTGCGGCGGACCCGGATGCGCGGCCTGGAGATGCCTCCGGACGAGCTGGGGCCCGACGACCAGAAGGTCGCCCTGGCCGCGGACGGTTCCACGGTCCTCAGGGCCGCGTTCCGTTCCCTGATGGCGGTCGACATGCGGGTCTGGGACGGGCCGCGACGGTGGGAGATCCCCTGGGTGATGGGATACGACCTGCTCGGCGTGTCGGGCCGGGCGGGCTGGGCCCTGCTCGACCCCGGGACCGGCGACCTCCAGGTGCTCGAACTGGCCAACCGTCGGTGCGTCCGCACCTTCGGCAAGGACTGGGAGCGGGGTACGCGTCGAGACGCGGCGGCGTTCAGCGGCGACTGCGGGTACGCCGTCGTCGCCGAGTCGGGCGGCTACCCTCGCGGTCGGACCTCGCTGTCCCGCCTGCCCATGCCGCTCAGCGGGCACCTCGCCCCGTGGTCGTACGCGCCGCCCCGCCCGGTCGGTGTCCTCGCCCGCGAGGAACGGGCGTTCGAGCAGGTCATGGCGGACATCGACGCGCTGATCCGGTCCGGGGAGCGACGGCGCGCCGCCGACGCGATCCGCGAGGCCAGGGCCATTCCCGGCTATCGCCGTCATCCCCGACTGCGCCGTGCGTCCCGGGCCGCCGGCCGGGACCTGCGGCGCACCGCGTTGGCCGGCGTCTGGGTGGAGCAGGAACTGTCCGACGTCATGCTCACCCGGGGCACCTACGACGTCAGCGAGGACGGGAGACTGTTCGCCTTTCCCGCCAACATCGACGAGGTCGAGATCTTCGACCTGGAGACGCTCGAGAAGGCCGGTTCGGTGACCCGGCAACGGAACCCCGCCACCACGCTGCGCTTCGCCAGGGGTGGGCGTGACCTGGTCGTCGGCTACTCGGACGGGTCGGTCGCCTGCCACGACACCGCGACGTTCGAGCCGCGGTTCCGGGTCGCCGGCGCGTTGCCTCGCGACGAGGGTGAGACGACGCTCGACCTCTGCGGTGACCTGCTGACCGTCGGATTCGGGTACGGCCTGGCGACGGTGTGGTCGCTGGAGGCCGCCGCCTGCGTCGCCACGGTCCGCACCGGGCGCGGCACGATCGACGGTGTCACGGCCGACGAGACGTCTCGCCTGGTCGCCGTGCAACTGCGGACGGGCGACATGACCACCGTGGAGGTCCGGTCGATGGACACCGGAAAGTCCGTGCGGACCTTCCCCCGCGTCGACGCGCACACGGAGATCCGGTTCGCCTCCGGTGTGCTGCTGATGGCCGAGATGACCCGCCTGACCGCGTGGCGCCCCGACGGCCGGCGCCCGCTGTACGACCTTCAGCGGGTCAAGCACAGTTCCTCGGCCCGTCTGGCCTTCACCGGTGGCCGTCGCCTCGCCGCCATCGCCGCCCAGAAGGGATTCGTCGTCTGGCACGCCGCGACCGGAGACCTGGTGTTCGACGGGAGAAACCTCGACGATCCCGAGGGCACGGTCCATCGGATCGACAACCTGGCGGTGTCCGCCGACGGTGCGTTCGCGGTCGCGGGTGACCCGGGTGAGCAGACCGTCGATGTCTGGGATCTGCGGGCGGGACGGCGGATCCGCACGCTGCACGGTCACCTCGTCTGGGTGAAGACGGTACGCGCCGACGGCTCCTTCAGCACCGTCGTCACCGGCGACTATCAGGGCAACGTCCGTATCTGGGGCCTCGACTGGGACTACGGGGAGTGA
- a CDS encoding DNA/RNA helicase domain-containing protein, with protein sequence MGAQSHGARAGSGRRRPGSGGGTGRVPATADEQAGRRGARGPWNVKSDRSVGDAPGSAFWATDPNGFGQVGCVYTAQGFEYEWSGVIVGPDLIARDGRLVTRRTESKDPAFRSRKQLSDFEADRLIRNTYKVLMTRGMRGTVLYSTDPETRAYLASLVQVKRLVETTYEPVVDEATMHG encoded by the coding sequence ATGGGAGCGCAGTCTCACGGTGCTCGGGCAGGATCTGGCCGACGCCGGCCTGGGTCAGGTGGAGGTACTGGCCGAGTACCAGCTACCGCTGACGAGCAAGCGGGTCGACGTGGTGCTCGCGGGCCCTGGAACGTCAAGAGCGACCGTAGCGTCGGTGACGCGCCGGGTAGCGCATTCTGGGCCACCGACCCGAACGGCTTCGGTCAGGTGGGGTGCGTCTACACGGCCCAGGGCTTCGAGTACGAATGGTCGGGCGTGATCGTCGGGCCGGACCTGATTGCCCGCGACGGCCGGCTGGTGACCAGGCGGACCGAGTCGAAGGACCCGGCTTTCCGCAGTCGGAAGCAGCTCAGCGACTTCGAGGCGGACCGACTGATCCGGAACACCTACAAGGTGTTGATGACCCGAGGCATGCGCGGCACCGTCCTCTACTCCACAGACCCCGAGACGCGCGCCTATCTGGCTTCCCTGGTCCAGGTGAAGCGGCTGGTAGAGACGACGTACGAACCCGTCGTCGACGAAGCCACGATGCACGGCTGA
- a CDS encoding DUF4011 domain-containing protein yields MSDSVFAQFTADDDQLAVALLVQPAINAALVHNRVPLVRHLTLTNRGAEPLTDVTVTLDLLGPDGALTEPWTRTLGTPLRPGASTGWDDFRDVTPDRALLHRTDEAFPVDYRLTVEANGTPLSLNAPSRVLAHNEWFNSPALYDSLAAFVQPNTRAVEAVLRSAAQLLLARTGSGSLQGYQDGAERAALIAGAVYEALRGLDIHYQTLPASFENSGQKVRTTAAVLDGRLGNCLDLSVTYAACLEAAGLHPLVFIATGHAFGGFLLEEERLSAASVTETNLLISMVDSGRAVPVELTRVGPGAQTATFTEAVRVGLGHFRGEGHRLQGVVDVHLAHRSGIRPLPSTDELVAPVDTAPATAPTAEASLDLPAGVAAAKLRQLADDGEEVPQPSDGSPARIQQWRKSLLDLSLRNPLLNLPKRGRGLDLHVPAGALALLDDLIHDGRQVQVIPQDDISHIHELAGARRAQDLDADILTRELRTDRRVYGAVTEARYKTAMRAIQREARTMEQETGSNYLYLTIGTLVHPRATGGEAYAPLFLLPVRIEGGTGRRPYAMVIDGAEVASPNHCLIEWLRVKHGVRIPELEQPVRDEHGIDVAKTLAAINAGLVGNRLNYRIDETASLRLLQFSTFQMWRDLGEHWPRFLENPVVRHLVESSGATFDDPARPEDHGAEAVDEAELHLPIPADGSQMQAIVMAERGQSFVLEGPPGTGKSQTITNMIARAVAAGRSVLFVAEKQAALEVVKRRLRQVGLGPFALDLHGRKQSLNAIRQQLRDALDQYDAGDGGTWTAVETAYRTRLAPLAEYAAQVHAANPVGMSLWSAYEQVLAYGDGPVAPIPVSYLHAPDETRTHVERTLREFPAAARSARIRPEHPWSLSGCRTLDGLHGAALTEIAADLERVRADLAAHPELSTLLRTLPTPDAVGELLAGAWLAVRGMLPDRDTTARAGDRRWDEAVTRFQAEVAGFHQGFAGELATFRPDVYARPELVAWHAEAQEAAKKVFGKRKRRQAVVDRLAVHLVAGATLDAEQIEVTTGRLVAAQAQAAELHRQAGALGGLHLPGWLPTDPGAPRRLAESIEATRVGRALLARHPQAWELFRRGVTDADAALLDRVAARWRAWRGVLRSGEPELALWAADAHWVDAWQRDGATWLHELRTEELFPLRRWATALGHADVLASAGLADYRDRLLRAEVAGQFAEEAYRRGVATASLAERARAGGLQYFDPELHDDEIAQFETAAGELRSALPERLPSVLVARRPFSPTDRRGRFADFAAELRRKRGGRSFRELFELYPDVVLALTPCVLVSPASAANFLAPGSRRFDLVVFDEASQIRVAEAVGAMGRGRAAVIVGDSRQMPPSSIMQASHTVDEAPDGEAPVLEDLESILSEAVECGLPQRWLSWHYRSHDESLIAFSNRYYYDNKLSSLPSPGASSSAGITWRRVDGRYDRGGTRTNEVEARAVLADITRRLHDPATAGQSVGVVTFNIQQRDLILNLLEDSGDPIVREHLSGAVAEPIFVKNLENVQGDERDVVLFSLAFSTNPETGQLPLNFGPLSQVGGERRLNVAITRARRQVVLYSSFDPADIDLSRTSAVGTQHLRAYCEMATAGPDRLGDLATDRAERRNRIRDEVADALRERGHEVRTAHGLSDFTVDIAVRRPGSPRWQVAVMLDGPEWSARPTVADRDSAPALLRQIMGWSAVVRFWLPAWLRDRATLLDRVDEAVSRADEPEPAPVPALGEVEVPSPRLPVASESGVEENGEPFAPAPVTSLVTAPGPAVTTASPAAAGTVEVRPFVPYAPTPLGDQGDLDLLTSDQRVRGLVREALREIIAVEGPVEQHRLARLALARFGFLRTREDRRLAVLALVDARRWYDHPTVGRYAWPEGTDPRSWQAYRVTQVSNDRAFEEVPPEEVANAFIHVLQGVPSLDEERLLRAGLERLGYRRRTEKIDRLLRYGLHVAVTSGRVRFDEERRLTLS; encoded by the coding sequence ATGTCCGACAGCGTCTTCGCGCAGTTCACCGCCGACGACGACCAGCTCGCCGTCGCGTTGCTCGTCCAGCCGGCGATCAATGCCGCCCTGGTGCACAACCGGGTGCCGCTGGTCCGGCACCTCACGCTGACCAACCGTGGCGCCGAGCCGCTGACGGACGTGACGGTGACGCTGGACCTGCTCGGCCCCGACGGCGCTCTGACCGAGCCGTGGACGCGTACCCTCGGCACGCCGCTGCGCCCGGGGGCGAGCACCGGCTGGGACGACTTCCGGGACGTCACCCCCGACCGCGCGCTGCTCCACCGCACGGACGAGGCGTTCCCGGTCGACTACCGCCTGACCGTCGAGGCGAACGGCACACCGCTGAGCCTCAACGCCCCGTCGCGCGTGCTCGCGCACAACGAGTGGTTCAACAGCCCGGCCCTCTACGACAGCCTGGCCGCCTTCGTGCAGCCGAACACCCGGGCGGTGGAGGCGGTGCTGCGGTCCGCGGCGCAGCTCCTGCTGGCGCGTACCGGCTCCGGGTCGTTGCAGGGCTACCAGGATGGCGCGGAACGGGCGGCGCTCATCGCCGGCGCAGTCTACGAAGCGCTGCGCGGGCTCGACATCCACTACCAGACGCTGCCGGCGTCGTTCGAGAACAGCGGTCAGAAGGTCCGGACGACGGCGGCGGTGCTGGACGGGCGGCTCGGCAACTGCCTCGACCTGTCGGTGACCTACGCCGCCTGCCTGGAGGCGGCCGGCCTGCACCCGCTCGTCTTCATCGCGACGGGACACGCGTTCGGCGGCTTCCTGCTCGAGGAGGAGCGGCTCAGTGCCGCCTCGGTCACCGAGACGAACCTGCTGATCTCGATGGTGGACTCCGGCCGTGCCGTGCCGGTCGAGCTGACCCGCGTCGGACCCGGCGCGCAGACCGCGACGTTCACCGAGGCGGTACGGGTCGGGCTCGGCCACTTCCGCGGTGAGGGTCACCGGTTGCAGGGCGTGGTCGACGTCCACCTGGCCCACCGCTCCGGCATCCGGCCGCTGCCGTCGACCGACGAGCTGGTCGCGCCGGTCGACACCGCCCCGGCGACCGCCCCGACCGCCGAGGCGTCCCTGGACCTGCCGGCCGGGGTGGCCGCCGCCAAGCTGCGCCAGCTCGCCGACGACGGCGAGGAGGTGCCGCAGCCCTCCGACGGCTCGCCGGCGCGGATCCAGCAGTGGCGCAAATCCCTGCTCGACCTGAGCCTGCGCAACCCGCTGCTCAACCTGCCCAAGCGGGGCCGAGGTCTGGACCTGCACGTGCCGGCCGGCGCCCTGGCCCTGCTCGACGACCTCATCCACGACGGCCGCCAGGTGCAGGTCATCCCGCAGGACGACATCAGCCACATCCACGAGCTGGCCGGCGCGCGCCGGGCGCAGGACCTGGACGCCGACATCCTCACCCGGGAACTTCGCACCGATCGGCGGGTCTACGGCGCGGTCACCGAGGCGCGCTACAAGACCGCCATGCGGGCGATCCAGCGCGAGGCGCGCACCATGGAGCAGGAGACCGGCAGCAACTACCTCTACCTGACCATCGGCACGCTCGTGCACCCCCGGGCGACCGGGGGAGAGGCGTACGCCCCGCTGTTCCTGCTGCCGGTGCGCATCGAGGGCGGCACCGGCCGCCGCCCGTACGCGATGGTCATCGACGGTGCCGAGGTGGCCAGCCCGAACCACTGCCTCATCGAGTGGCTGCGGGTCAAGCACGGCGTGCGGATCCCGGAGCTGGAACAGCCGGTCCGCGACGAGCACGGGATCGACGTGGCCAAGACTCTCGCGGCGATCAACGCCGGGCTGGTCGGCAACCGGCTGAACTACCGCATCGACGAGACCGCCAGCCTGCGGCTGTTGCAGTTCTCCACCTTCCAGATGTGGCGGGACCTCGGCGAGCACTGGCCCCGGTTCCTGGAGAACCCGGTCGTCCGGCACCTGGTCGAGTCCTCCGGGGCGACGTTCGACGACCCGGCGCGGCCGGAGGACCACGGTGCGGAAGCCGTCGACGAGGCGGAACTGCACCTGCCCATCCCCGCCGACGGCTCGCAGATGCAGGCCATCGTGATGGCCGAGCGCGGCCAGTCCTTCGTGCTCGAAGGGCCGCCCGGCACCGGCAAGTCGCAGACCATCACCAACATGATCGCCCGAGCGGTCGCCGCCGGCCGGTCCGTGCTCTTCGTCGCCGAGAAGCAGGCGGCGTTGGAGGTGGTCAAGCGGCGGCTCCGGCAGGTCGGCCTCGGGCCGTTCGCGCTCGACCTGCACGGGCGCAAGCAGTCCCTCAACGCGATCCGCCAGCAGCTGCGCGACGCCCTGGACCAGTACGACGCGGGTGACGGCGGCACCTGGACCGCCGTCGAGACCGCCTACCGGACGCGGCTCGCGCCGCTGGCCGAGTACGCGGCGCAGGTCCACGCCGCCAACCCCGTCGGAATGTCGCTCTGGTCGGCGTACGAGCAGGTGCTCGCGTACGGGGACGGGCCGGTCGCGCCGATCCCGGTGAGCTACCTGCACGCGCCCGACGAGACGCGGACGCACGTGGAGCGGACGCTGCGGGAGTTCCCGGCCGCCGCCCGCTCCGCGCGGATCCGACCCGAACACCCCTGGTCGCTCAGCGGTTGCCGCACCCTCGACGGGCTGCACGGCGCCGCCCTCACCGAGATCGCCGCCGACCTGGAACGCGTCCGCGCCGACCTCGCCGCCCACCCCGAGCTGTCCACGCTGCTGCGGACGCTGCCCACCCCGGACGCGGTCGGCGAGCTGCTGGCCGGCGCCTGGCTCGCCGTACGCGGGATGCTGCCGGACCGGGACACCACCGCGCGGGCCGGCGACCGGCGCTGGGACGAGGCAGTGACCCGGTTCCAGGCCGAGGTGGCCGGTTTCCACCAGGGCTTCGCCGGCGAGCTGGCCACCTTCCGACCGGACGTGTACGCCCGCCCCGAGCTGGTCGCCTGGCACGCCGAGGCGCAGGAGGCGGCGAAGAAGGTCTTCGGCAAGCGCAAGCGGCGACAGGCCGTCGTCGACCGGCTGGCGGTGCACCTGGTCGCCGGCGCGACGCTCGACGCCGAGCAGATCGAGGTGACCACCGGCCGGCTGGTCGCCGCGCAGGCGCAGGCCGCGGAGCTGCACCGGCAGGCGGGCGCGCTGGGTGGCCTGCACCTGCCCGGGTGGCTGCCCACCGACCCGGGCGCGCCGCGTCGGCTCGCCGAGTCGATCGAGGCGACCCGCGTCGGGCGGGCGCTGCTGGCCCGCCACCCGCAGGCGTGGGAGCTGTTCCGGCGTGGTGTCACCGACGCCGACGCCGCCCTGCTCGACCGGGTCGCCGCCCGCTGGCGGGCCTGGCGCGGGGTGCTGCGGTCCGGGGAGCCGGAACTGGCCCTCTGGGCCGCCGACGCGCACTGGGTCGACGCCTGGCAGCGCGACGGCGCGACCTGGCTGCACGAGCTACGGACCGAGGAGCTCTTTCCGCTGCGCCGCTGGGCCACCGCGCTCGGCCACGCCGACGTGCTCGCCTCCGCCGGCCTCGCCGACTACCGCGACCGACTGCTGCGGGCCGAGGTGGCCGGACAGTTCGCCGAGGAGGCGTACCGGCGGGGCGTCGCCACCGCCTCCCTCGCCGAGCGGGCGCGGGCCGGCGGCCTGCAGTACTTCGACCCGGAGCTGCACGACGACGAGATCGCCCAGTTCGAGACCGCCGCCGGCGAGCTGCGGTCGGCACTGCCCGAGCGCCTGCCGTCGGTGCTGGTCGCCCGCCGCCCCTTCAGCCCGACCGACCGGCGCGGACGCTTCGCCGACTTCGCCGCCGAGCTGCGCCGCAAGCGCGGCGGCCGCTCGTTCCGGGAGTTGTTCGAGCTGTACCCGGACGTCGTTCTGGCGCTGACGCCGTGCGTGCTGGTCAGTCCCGCATCGGCGGCGAACTTCCTGGCCCCGGGGAGTCGGCGGTTCGACCTGGTCGTCTTCGACGAGGCGTCGCAGATCCGGGTCGCCGAGGCGGTCGGCGCGATGGGACGTGGCCGCGCCGCGGTGATCGTCGGCGACTCCCGGCAGATGCCGCCGAGCAGCATCATGCAGGCCAGCCACACCGTCGACGAGGCCCCCGACGGCGAGGCGCCGGTGCTGGAGGACCTGGAGAGCATCCTCAGCGAAGCCGTCGAGTGCGGGCTGCCGCAGCGGTGGCTGTCCTGGCACTACCGCAGCCACGACGAGTCGCTGATCGCGTTCTCCAACCGCTACTACTACGACAACAAGCTCTCCAGCCTCCCGTCACCCGGCGCCAGCAGCTCCGCCGGCATCACCTGGCGGCGGGTCGACGGCCGGTACGACCGCGGCGGGACCCGAACCAACGAGGTCGAGGCGCGGGCCGTCCTGGCCGACATCACCCGCCGCCTGCACGACCCGGCCACCGCCGGGCAGTCGGTCGGCGTGGTCACCTTCAACATCCAGCAGCGGGATCTCATCCTCAACCTGCTGGAGGACAGCGGCGACCCGATCGTCCGGGAACACCTCTCCGGCGCCGTCGCCGAGCCGATCTTCGTGAAGAACCTGGAGAACGTGCAGGGTGACGAGCGGGACGTCGTCCTGTTCTCGCTGGCCTTCTCCACCAACCCGGAGACCGGGCAGCTCCCGCTGAACTTCGGCCCGCTCAGCCAGGTCGGCGGCGAGCGGCGGCTCAACGTCGCGATCACCCGGGCCCGCAGGCAGGTCGTCCTCTACTCCTCGTTCGACCCGGCCGACATCGACCTGTCCCGCACCTCCGCCGTCGGCACCCAGCACCTGCGGGCATACTGCGAGATGGCGACGGCCGGCCCCGACCGGCTGGGTGACCTGGCCACCGACCGGGCCGAGCGACGCAACCGCATCCGCGACGAGGTCGCCGACGCGCTGCGCGAACGCGGTCACGAGGTGCGTACCGCGCACGGCCTGTCCGACTTCACGGTGGACATCGCCGTACGCCGGCCCGGATCGCCGCGGTGGCAGGTGGCGGTCATGCTGGACGGCCCCGAGTGGAGCGCGCGACCCACGGTGGCCGACCGGGACTCGGCGCCGGCGCTGCTGCGGCAGATCATGGGCTGGTCGGCGGTGGTCCGGTTCTGGCTGCCGGCGTGGCTCCGCGACCGGGCGACGCTGCTCGACCGGGTCGACGAGGCGGTCTCCCGCGCCGACGAGCCCGAGCCCGCGCCCGTCCCGGCTCTCGGCGAGGTCGAGGTGCCGTCACCTCGCCTGCCCGTCGCGTCGGAGTCGGGCGTGGAGGAGAACGGCGAGCCGTTCGCGCCGGCACCGGTGACGAGCCTCGTCACCGCACCGGGCCCCGCCGTCACGACCGCGTCGCCGGCGGCCGCCGGCACCGTCGAGGTCCGGCCCTTCGTCCCGTACGCCCCGACGCCGCTCGGCGACCAGGGCGACCTCGACCTGCTCACCAGCGACCAACGGGTACGCGGGCTGGTCCGCGAGGCGCTGCGGGAGATCATCGCGGTCGAGGGGCCGGTCGAACAGCACCGCCTCGCCCGCCTGGCGCTGGCCCGGTTCGGCTTCCTGCGTACCCGGGAGGACCGGCGGCTCGCCGTCCTCGCGCTCGTCGACGCCCGCCGGTGGTACGACCACCCGACGGTCGGGCGCTACGCCTGGCCCGAGGGAACGGACCCGCGCAGCTGGCAGGCGTACCGGGTCACCCAGGTCAGCAACGACCGCGCGTTCGAGGAGGTGCCGCCCGAGGAGGTGGCGAACGCGTTCATCCACGTCCTGCAGGGCGTGCCGAGCCTCGACGAGGAACGGCTGCTGCGCGCCGGCTTGGAGCGCCTCGGCTACCGGCGGCGCACCGAGAAGATCGACCGCCTGCTGCGGTACGGCCTGCACGTGGCGG
- a CDS encoding DUF7019 family protein has translation MSLKYYLYLSHLKVGLLAAQVASSAQHETELAVDLKVVRYSRKAVLPERHDLDKLEKVIRHLQDADQIGAAYEDRPYVQACVEMRWQVFPTAGIVVFAGTLDDQVVVLGGSASHVVGGGDAEPVGSVPPYLFRKLRDLRGDPGEFDDERFHESLAQIGAALPGPAQRVEFVAKRLAEKPGPNGTLLGSPIYVALVD, from the coding sequence TTGAGCCTGAAGTACTACCTCTATCTGTCGCATCTCAAGGTCGGGCTCCTGGCCGCGCAGGTCGCCTCCTCCGCGCAGCACGAGACCGAGCTCGCCGTGGACCTCAAGGTCGTCCGCTACAGCCGCAAGGCGGTGCTGCCCGAGCGCCACGACCTCGACAAGCTGGAGAAGGTGATCCGGCACCTGCAGGACGCCGACCAGATCGGCGCCGCGTACGAGGACCGCCCCTACGTGCAGGCCTGTGTGGAGATGCGCTGGCAGGTCTTCCCGACCGCCGGCATCGTGGTCTTCGCGGGGACGCTCGACGACCAGGTCGTCGTCCTCGGCGGGTCGGCGTCGCACGTGGTCGGTGGCGGTGACGCCGAACCGGTGGGGTCGGTCCCGCCGTACCTGTTCCGCAAGCTCCGGGACCTGCGGGGCGACCCGGGCGAGTTCGACGACGAGCGTTTCCACGAGTCGTTGGCGCAGATCGGGGCCGCGCTGCCGGGGCCGGCGCAGCGGGTGGAGTTCGTCGCGAAGCGGCTGGCCGAGAAGCCGGGCCCGAACGGCACGCTGCTGGGCAGCCCGATCTACGTGGCGCTCGTCGACTAG
- a CDS encoding nucleotide pyrophosphohydrolase — protein sequence MDDLTAQVREFAEERDWQQFHTPKNLVMALAGEVGELVAEFQWLTPEQANAVMGDPEAEARVRAEVGDIMIYLTRLADVLGIDLREAAVTKLAEVAIRYPVDEVRGSATKR from the coding sequence GTGGACGACCTGACAGCTCAGGTGCGAGAGTTCGCCGAGGAACGGGACTGGCAACAGTTCCACACCCCCAAGAACCTCGTCATGGCCCTGGCCGGCGAGGTCGGCGAACTGGTGGCCGAGTTCCAGTGGCTGACCCCGGAACAGGCGAACGCCGTGATGGGCGATCCGGAGGCAGAGGCCCGGGTCCGCGCGGAGGTCGGTGACATCATGATCTACCTGACGCGGCTGGCGGACGTCCTCGGCATCGACCTTCGGGAGGCAGCCGTCACCAAACTGGCCGAGGTCGCCATCCGCTATCCCGTCGACGAGGTGAGAGGCTCCGCGACGAAGCGGTAG